Proteins encoded by one window of Cylindrospermum stagnale PCC 7417:
- a CDS encoding UvrD-helicase domain-containing protein, translating into MTFIIQTKKWVPVGNMTLERNAYEVVCSNSNYSIIAGPGAGKTELLAQRACYLFQTGLCPDPYRILAISFKTDSAKNLKERVAERCSKQDAMRFDSLTFAAFAKSMLDRFMGALPELWRPKYNYELYFPKDSEYQAFLISLIKAAPKNFINLQNLKPKEFEKDWVLGSTLPLEGIQTTCMRAIAAKEWWHACLHLGKKSRLTFQMIERLVELLLRTNPQITNALRGTYSHVFMDEFQDTTHTQYDLIKTSFLNSQAVLTAVGDNKQQIMRWAMAMDDAFSIFEKDFQANSISLISNYRSSPELVRIQDLLAITIDPNYTQVESNKEKNIAEEACVIWDFETQTLEAEHLAKTISNAINIYQLKPKDFVLVVNKLARSYEPCLTEAFKKYDLKVRLTLPNDILDKELTEIFINFLRFGSKEGTNPYWSDCNKILTSIYGIDPEDVRSTRELQDKLDSFHLSLQNKMTNLDFSDDTQVNSILADIENFIGKDYIKLSYPQYQQGDEYEKVIKAISNQLQTSHTNSTDKAWKSILDDFEGIDSVPLMTIHKSKGLEYHTVIFVGLEDSAWINFKEQAQESRSTFFVAFSRAMQRVIFTYCKQRGARDNTRDDISSLYQVLQGAGVKTEQIQV; encoded by the coding sequence ATGACTTTTATTATCCAAACTAAAAAGTGGGTTCCAGTTGGAAATATGACACTTGAACGTAATGCTTATGAAGTAGTGTGTTCAAATAGTAACTATTCTATAATTGCTGGGCCAGGAGCAGGAAAAACGGAACTACTTGCTCAAAGAGCTTGCTATCTTTTCCAAACTGGTTTATGTCCTGATCCTTATCGTATTCTTGCAATCAGTTTTAAAACAGATTCTGCTAAGAATTTAAAGGAAAGAGTAGCTGAGAGATGTTCTAAGCAAGATGCTATGCGATTTGATTCTCTAACCTTTGCTGCATTTGCAAAAAGTATGTTAGATCGATTTATGGGAGCATTGCCTGAACTTTGGCGACCAAAGTATAATTATGAATTATACTTTCCGAAAGATTCTGAATATCAAGCTTTTTTGATATCTCTTATAAAAGCAGCACCAAAAAATTTTATTAATTTACAAAATTTAAAACCTAAAGAATTTGAAAAAGATTGGGTTCTCGGCTCAACGCTCCCATTAGAGGGAATACAAACAACATGTATGAGAGCTATAGCTGCAAAAGAATGGTGGCATGCTTGCTTACACCTTGGGAAAAAGTCCAGGCTTACTTTCCAAATGATTGAAAGATTAGTAGAACTACTCCTGAGGACAAACCCTCAAATTACTAATGCATTGAGAGGGACTTATTCTCATGTTTTCATGGATGAGTTTCAAGACACAACTCATACTCAATATGACCTTATTAAAACATCTTTCCTCAATTCACAAGCCGTATTGACTGCTGTCGGTGACAACAAGCAGCAAATTATGCGGTGGGCTATGGCTATGGATGATGCTTTTAGCATCTTTGAGAAAGATTTTCAAGCAAACTCAATTTCCTTAATTTCTAATTATCGCTCTTCTCCAGAACTTGTACGAATACAGGATCTATTAGCTATAACAATTGATCCTAATTATACGCAAGTAGAATCAAATAAAGAGAAGAACATAGCTGAAGAGGCTTGTGTAATTTGGGATTTTGAAACACAAACATTAGAAGCAGAACATTTAGCAAAAACCATATCTAACGCTATCAATATTTATCAATTAAAGCCGAAAGATTTTGTATTAGTTGTCAACAAACTCGCAAGAAGCTATGAACCATGTTTAACAGAGGCGTTCAAAAAATATGATTTAAAAGTACGTTTAACATTACCAAATGATATCCTTGATAAGGAGCTTACTGAAATTTTTATTAACTTCCTGCGTTTTGGTTCTAAAGAAGGTACTAACCCCTACTGGTCTGACTGTAACAAAATTCTCACAAGTATTTATGGTATAGATCCAGAAGATGTTAGAAGTACAAGAGAATTACAAGATAAACTGGACTCATTCCACTTATCTTTACAAAATAAAATGACTAACTTAGATTTTAGCGACGATACACAAGTAAATTCTATCCTGGCAGATATCGAAAATTTTATTGGAAAAGATTATATCAAGCTTTCTTATCCACAATATCAGCAAGGTGACGAATATGAGAAAGTAATAAAAGCAATTAGTAATCAACTTCAAACCAGTCATACAAACAGTACAGACAAAGCATGGAAATCAATATTAGACGATTTTGAAGGGATTGATTCTGTGCCATTAATGACCATTCATAAAAGTAAAGGACTGGAATATCACACTGTAATTTTCGTTGGACTTGAAGACTCAGCATGGATAAATTTTAAAGAACAGGCTCAAGAATCACGTTCTACATTTTTTGTAGCCTTCTCGCGTGCAATGCAACGTGTTATATTTACTTACTGCAAACAGCGTGGTGCTAGGGATAATACTAGGGATGATATTTCTTCTCTTTATCAAGTACTACAGGGTGCAGGAGTGAAAACTGAGCAAATTCAGGTTTAA
- a CDS encoding alkaline phosphatase translates to MISFLGKYQRSLALAMASLLCPLLLVFGNPAVQPALAAGNGINVIIMIGDGMGWEMARAAAVAKGGPFYTAGKGSGLSFQTLTGYGQVTTYGTTIQSNTPSTPNNLAKSTGNSALDGTNQVTGLSPVRPGFSLQPTPFNPGTTANGDTLLPGNLAGYDVTKGGPAPWIPLSPANPGTYDKEYIKYSYPDSANTATTLYTGVKSYNNAMGVDIYEQKLKTIVEIAKEQGKSTGVVTSVPISHATPGAAVSFVNRRSKYDSDYDPNKANQDSILQQALLNFQPNVILGGGHPLDHQNSTSSGPVCNNTSYTYIKASTYKELTGKTALSNEAACSAPASSNPNNRYGYTFLERGPNATQTLLNTAASVNPNTGGKLFGLYGARGQDGNIPVSSSKGDYSTTGLGQFTLFSSTTSANQTPNPDTIRPLSPGETNASFIAREINENPTLADMTQAALTVLGKDPDGFWLMVEGGDVDWAAHDDNMDNLIGTMNDFDKAVQTTINWINNNGGWSKNLLLVTADHDHYLTLNNDFPSKLTAQDPDVSRGLKFNAKDITFNKHNPTDAGHFWGSDPSKKYLWGSHSRRIVPVYYQGAYSTTLTRFLGQGFQMTDSSGTYNVPGIRGVIDQSQIFQTMKTALTSLPN, encoded by the coding sequence ATGATTTCATTTTTGGGAAAATATCAGCGATCGCTAGCTTTGGCGATGGCTAGTTTACTATGTCCCCTACTGCTGGTATTTGGTAATCCAGCAGTTCAGCCAGCCCTAGCCGCAGGTAATGGGATTAACGTCATTATCATGATTGGCGATGGTATGGGTTGGGAGATGGCACGAGCAGCTGCCGTTGCCAAAGGTGGACCATTCTACACCGCTGGGAAAGGCTCCGGTCTTAGCTTTCAAACTCTCACAGGATATGGACAGGTAACTACCTACGGCACCACAATTCAGTCAAATACACCAAGTACTCCCAATAATCTAGCCAAATCAACGGGCAACTCCGCCCTAGACGGCACAAATCAAGTTACAGGACTCAGTCCTGTTCGTCCAGGCTTCTCATTGCAGCCCACTCCATTTAATCCCGGTACTACAGCCAATGGCGACACCTTACTACCAGGTAACTTAGCAGGCTATGACGTCACGAAAGGAGGCCCGGCTCCTTGGATTCCCTTATCCCCCGCTAATCCTGGTACTTATGATAAAGAGTACATCAAGTACAGCTATCCCGACTCTGCTAACACCGCCACAACTCTTTATACAGGTGTAAAGAGCTATAACAACGCGATGGGCGTAGACATTTACGAGCAGAAGCTGAAAACCATCGTGGAAATTGCCAAAGAACAAGGTAAGTCTACAGGAGTGGTAACTTCAGTACCAATCAGCCACGCAACTCCCGGTGCTGCCGTCTCTTTCGTCAATCGTCGTAGTAAATACGATAGTGACTATGATCCCAACAAGGCCAATCAAGACAGCATTTTGCAACAGGCATTACTGAACTTTCAGCCTAATGTGATTTTGGGCGGCGGTCATCCTTTGGATCATCAGAACAGTACCAGTTCAGGCCCGGTCTGTAATAACACTAGCTACACTTACATCAAAGCATCTACTTACAAAGAGTTGACTGGTAAAACAGCCTTAAGCAATGAAGCCGCTTGTTCAGCTCCTGCTTCATCAAATCCTAACAATCGTTACGGTTACACCTTTTTGGAGCGTGGCCCTAACGCAACTCAGACACTATTGAACACCGCTGCATCAGTCAACCCAAATACCGGCGGCAAGTTATTTGGTCTGTATGGCGCTCGTGGTCAAGATGGCAACATTCCTGTGAGTTCTTCTAAAGGGGACTACAGCACAACAGGTTTAGGTCAATTTACACTCTTTAGTTCAACAACTTCTGCGAATCAAACTCCTAACCCTGATACTATTCGTCCTCTGTCTCCTGGTGAAACTAACGCTAGCTTTATTGCCAGAGAGATTAACGAAAATCCCACTTTAGCTGATATGACTCAAGCAGCTTTAACCGTTCTCGGTAAAGACCCAGATGGTTTCTGGCTAATGGTTGAAGGTGGTGATGTCGATTGGGCTGCCCATGATGACAACATGGATAACTTGATTGGTACGATGAATGATTTTGACAAAGCCGTCCAAACAACCATTAATTGGATCAACAATAATGGCGGTTGGAGCAAAAACTTGCTGCTTGTTACTGCTGACCATGACCACTACCTAACTTTAAATAATGACTTCCCCTCGAAGTTAACTGCTCAAGATCCAGATGTGTCTAGAGGTTTGAAGTTTAACGCTAAGGATATCACTTTCAACAAGCACAACCCTACAGATGCTGGTCACTTCTGGGGATCTGACCCAAGTAAAAAGTATCTTTGGGGTAGCCACAGCCGACGGATTGTGCCTGTTTACTACCAAGGTGCTTACTCAACAACTCTAACTAGATTCTTGGGACAAGGCTTTCAAATGACAGATAGCTCTGGTACTTACAATGTGCCCGGTATCCGAGGAGTAATTGATCAGAGCCAAATATTTCAAACCATGAAGACTGCACTCACGAGTTTGCCAAATTAA
- a CDS encoding cation diffusion facilitator family transporter — MVLSVQKHLTDSLAFESASNQFPSSGSRQSNQVKQKLQALWTALILLSFFFGVELSAGILSHSLSLLADAEHILSDVAALGLALLAIWLSRSMSKGTVFGGYRLEVLAALVNGIGLACIAGWIVKEALVRLQSPSPEILGLPMLATALLGLGVNSFNALYLHGCSRHDLNMRGVFLHFLADLVSSVGTVLAAIAVIWLNWTWADGVISLVVACLIALFAATQVTQSIHCLRGKVTNIANGDCLCDLQTENCSVSQWLTVGQRQQAEKLLFPSLQELI; from the coding sequence ATGGTGCTTTCGGTGCAGAAGCATCTAACTGACAGCTTGGCATTTGAGTCAGCTTCCAATCAATTTCCCAGTTCAGGTTCAAGGCAATCAAACCAAGTTAAGCAGAAGCTCCAAGCGCTGTGGACTGCTTTGATTTTACTGAGCTTTTTTTTTGGTGTGGAATTAAGTGCGGGCATTTTGAGCCATAGCCTGTCCCTTTTGGCAGATGCAGAGCACATTCTTTCGGATGTGGCAGCTTTGGGTCTGGCACTATTGGCAATCTGGCTATCTCGATCTATGTCCAAAGGAACTGTATTTGGGGGCTATCGATTGGAAGTTTTGGCGGCTCTAGTTAACGGTATAGGTTTGGCCTGTATTGCTGGCTGGATTGTCAAAGAAGCGCTGGTTCGGTTGCAATCTCCATCTCCAGAGATTCTTGGCTTACCGATGTTAGCAACCGCATTGCTTGGACTAGGGGTTAACAGCTTTAATGCCCTCTATTTACATGGATGTAGCCGTCATGACCTGAATATGAGGGGTGTATTTCTTCACTTCTTGGCGGATTTAGTCAGTTCAGTGGGAACAGTGCTGGCTGCGATCGCAGTTATCTGGCTAAATTGGACTTGGGCAGATGGAGTCATCAGCTTAGTAGTAGCATGTCTGATAGCCCTTTTTGCGGCAACTCAAGTGACTCAGAGCATTCATTGTCTGCGCGGTAAAGTTACCAATATAGCCAATGGTGACTGCTTATGTGATCTGCAAACAGAAAACTGTAGCGTCAGTCAATGGCTCACGGTTGGTCAGCGACAGCAAGCAGAAAAGTTATTATTTCCATCTTTACAGGAGCTTATTTAA
- a CDS encoding zinc-dependent metalloprotease, translating into MRYWITKLAILTLLLYKLFLFPNYAVANQLSNLDVQQLNALPVVENLASADGNIGEIRKEDFWRFREIVNGTNKLEGLFTLYRRDDSDQIYLELEPEQLNKNYLATVTLESGVGENGIYSGLPLSDFLFYFQRVNNNLHFVIRNVKFRTEPSTPEQRSLARSFSDSVLYSLEIDSIDPRSKNILINLDDLLMQDFPGLTTLLKYSLQADYRLEKSKSYFGDVNSFPKNVEIDSIYGFSSLEGANLVTLPDSRALTLKVHYSFSQLRENNGYVPRFADDRVGYFITAFQDFSNSNAQEPFVRYINRWHLEPADPDAVLSPPKKPIVFWIENAVPQLYRDAIREGVLMWNKAFEKAGFQNAIEVRQMPDNADWHPADVRYNTIRWFNSLDAGFASGPMRVNPLTGEILDADIIVDANMVRSIQQESRALMNGNFSQLGKNPCQGKGFADFSPDVENLSPALSEALNSPPSLVGKGAGGLGFALAFPDDVKSQKGFETVPKQLLVDNDFCYGAESSEQAAMGALALSILPNTTPNSEAMKEYVHQYLRSLIAHEVGHTLGLRHNFHGSTMLAPQELNNTEITHTRGLVGSVMDYLPVNIAPQGVLQGDYFPGVVGPYDEWAIAYGYKKSSHAALEAIIPEAEKGFLEQIALASPQPELSYATDEDIWDINPLANVWDMSSDVLVYSQWQMDNARVMWQRLDQGYLSRGESYSNLRVLFNRVLKYYFRNATLLSKYIGGQSFRRHHASDDSSWAFVPVSLLKQRQALAKLQEYVFAEDAFSFSPQLLNQLAPSRWQHWGSAVPYNRLDYPIHDRILRFQSGVLRSLLDSDRLNRLQDIELKSPPGQALSIPELFDTLQKGVWTEVLASGELKPISSIRRSLQREHLNILLEMVLRRTDAPEDGHTLAWYELHQLQTAIDLRLKQFAEKLDIYTLAHLEFSGDRITKALSR; encoded by the coding sequence ATGAGATACTGGATAACGAAATTAGCAATTTTAACATTACTGCTGTATAAGTTGTTTCTATTTCCTAATTACGCTGTCGCCAACCAACTTTCAAATCTTGATGTGCAGCAATTAAACGCACTCCCAGTAGTTGAAAACTTAGCAAGTGCTGATGGCAATATTGGGGAGATTAGAAAGGAAGATTTTTGGCGATTTCGCGAGATAGTTAATGGTACCAATAAGCTAGAAGGACTCTTCACACTTTATCGACGTGATGACTCAGACCAAATTTATTTGGAACTTGAGCCAGAGCAGCTAAATAAAAACTACCTAGCTACAGTGACATTAGAATCGGGCGTTGGAGAGAATGGTATTTATAGCGGATTACCTCTTTCTGATTTCCTCTTTTATTTCCAGCGAGTAAACAATAATTTGCACTTTGTTATTCGTAATGTCAAATTCCGTACAGAACCAAGTACACCAGAACAACGCTCACTTGCTCGTTCATTTAGCGATTCAGTTCTTTATTCACTTGAAATAGACAGTATTGATCCGCGCAGTAAAAATATTTTGATTAATCTAGACGATTTGCTAATGCAGGATTTTCCTGGATTAACAACTTTATTGAAATACTCTTTGCAGGCTGATTATCGCCTGGAAAAAAGCAAGTCGTATTTTGGTGATGTTAACAGTTTCCCAAAAAATGTAGAGATTGATTCTATTTATGGCTTTTCATCACTTGAAGGAGCGAATTTAGTCACCTTACCTGATAGCAGGGCACTCACCCTGAAGGTACACTACAGTTTTTCCCAGCTTAGAGAAAACAACGGTTATGTTCCCAGATTTGCCGATGACAGAGTAGGATATTTTATTACTGCGTTCCAAGATTTTTCTAACAGTAACGCTCAAGAACCATTTGTACGTTACATCAATCGTTGGCATCTTGAACCAGCTGACCCTGACGCAGTTTTATCTCCACCCAAAAAGCCAATTGTATTTTGGATTGAAAATGCTGTACCACAGTTGTACCGTGACGCGATTCGTGAAGGTGTCCTGATGTGGAACAAAGCATTTGAGAAAGCAGGATTTCAAAATGCTATTGAAGTTCGACAAATGCCAGATAATGCTGATTGGCATCCGGCAGATGTACGCTACAACACTATTCGCTGGTTCAATTCTCTGGACGCAGGTTTTGCCAGTGGCCCGATGCGCGTCAACCCACTCACTGGGGAAATATTGGATGCAGATATTATCGTCGATGCCAATATGGTGCGCTCAATTCAGCAAGAATCTCGCGCACTGATGAATGGAAATTTTTCGCAACTGGGAAAAAATCCATGTCAAGGGAAAGGTTTTGCTGACTTTTCACCGGATGTGGAAAACCTCTCTCCTGCTCTTAGTGAGGCTTTGAATTCTCCCCCTTCCCTAGTAGGGAAGGGGGCTGGGGGGTTAGGTTTCGCGTTAGCTTTTCCAGATGATGTGAAAAGTCAGAAAGGTTTTGAGACTGTTCCAAAGCAACTTTTAGTAGACAACGACTTCTGCTACGGCGCTGAGTCTTCAGAGCAAGCAGCTATGGGGGCGCTGGCGTTGTCAATTTTGCCAAATACTACGCCAAATAGTGAAGCGATGAAGGAGTATGTGCATCAATATTTGCGTTCTCTTATCGCGCATGAAGTCGGGCACACTCTCGGTTTGCGCCACAATTTCCACGGTAGCACCATGTTAGCGCCCCAAGAATTAAATAACACCGAAATCACTCACACCAGAGGTTTAGTGGGTTCGGTGATGGACTATCTACCGGTGAACATAGCACCGCAGGGAGTGCTGCAAGGTGACTATTTTCCAGGGGTTGTTGGGCCCTATGACGAATGGGCAATTGCGTATGGCTATAAAAAAAGCTCTCATGCAGCACTTGAGGCAATTATTCCGGAAGCGGAAAAAGGTTTTTTGGAACAGATTGCGCTGGCGTCGCCTCAACCAGAATTATCTTACGCTACTGATGAAGATATCTGGGACATCAATCCGCTGGCAAATGTCTGGGATATGAGTAGCGACGTGCTAGTTTATTCTCAGTGGCAGATGGATAATGCTCGAGTTATGTGGCAGCGCCTTGATCAGGGTTATCTATCGAGAGGAGAAAGCTATAGTAACCTGCGCGTTTTATTTAATAGAGTACTTAAATACTATTTTCGTAATGCCACCTTGCTGTCTAAATATATTGGTGGGCAATCTTTTCGGCGTCACCATGCTAGTGATGACAGTTCTTGGGCATTTGTACCAGTTTCACTTTTAAAACAACGTCAGGCATTGGCGAAGTTGCAAGAGTATGTGTTTGCTGAGGATGCTTTTAGTTTTTCGCCACAATTGCTGAATCAGCTAGCGCCGTCGCGTTGGCAACACTGGGGTAGCGCTGTACCATACAACCGCCTTGATTATCCAATTCACGATCGCATTTTGCGCTTCCAAAGTGGAGTATTGCGATCGCTATTAGACAGCGATCGCCTAAATCGTTTACAGGATATAGAATTAAAATCCCCACCAGGGCAAGCACTCTCGATCCCCGAACTGTTCGACACCTTGCAAAAAGGTGTCTGGACGGAAGTTTTAGCCTCAGGGGAACTAAAGCCAATTTCTAGCATCCGCCGTTCATTACAACGGGAACATCTGAATATTTTGCTAGAAATGGTGTTGCGTCGCACTGATGCACCTGAAGATGGGCATACACTGGCTTGGTATGAATTGCACCAACTGCAAACAGCTATTGATCTCAGGCTCAAACAATTTGCTGAAAAACTTGATATTTATACACTAGCTCACTTGGAATTTTCTGGCGATCGCATCACTAAAGCATTAAGTCGGTAG
- a CDS encoding DUF4336 domain-containing protein: MNAEKGKSRKRPQEQKIHQSNDWSWPFWPALPLYPYGNRRTLRREIVKDTIWTFDQLHGILYTIVPIRMTIVKLEAGGLLVYAPVAPTPECIRLVNELVAKHGDVKYIILPTSSGLEHKIFVGPFARKFTTAMVFVAPHQWSFPINLPLSWLGFPQKRTQVLPEDNSQNPFGDEFDYEVLDINLGRGSFVEVAVFHKPSRTLLVTDSVLSVPENPPEILQLDPYPLLFHARENALQAIDNNEANRRQGWQRISLFAIYFRPCALEVTGLSQMFSDAKRAPDRSRKAYFGLFPFRWQENWQQSFTALRGNGRPFVAPILQTLILPQAPRQVLDWADKVASWDFQQIISCHFDSPISASPDQFRQAFAFLEKQPSASEDLSVTVNQPMLAEDLRFIKEIEADLLRRGIATPAKDKV; the protein is encoded by the coding sequence ATGAACGCTGAGAAAGGTAAGTCGAGGAAACGGCCGCAGGAACAAAAGATACATCAAAGCAACGATTGGTCATGGCCGTTCTGGCCTGCTCTACCACTTTATCCTTACGGCAACCGGCGGACACTGCGTCGGGAAATAGTTAAGGATACCATCTGGACATTTGACCAGCTACACGGCATTCTCTACACTATCGTGCCGATTCGTATGACCATCGTCAAACTAGAAGCAGGGGGTCTCCTCGTCTACGCACCCGTTGCACCAACACCAGAATGTATCCGCCTAGTTAACGAATTAGTAGCAAAGCACGGTGATGTTAAATACATCATCCTACCCACCAGTTCTGGTTTAGAGCATAAAATCTTTGTTGGCCCCTTCGCCAGAAAATTTACAACAGCTATGGTGTTTGTTGCCCCACACCAGTGGAGTTTTCCAATTAACTTACCCCTCAGTTGGTTGGGTTTTCCCCAAAAACGCACTCAGGTACTGCCAGAGGACAACAGCCAAAATCCTTTTGGCGATGAGTTTGACTATGAAGTGCTAGACATCAACCTAGGACGGGGGTCTTTTGTAGAAGTTGCAGTATTTCACAAGCCATCTCGCACCCTGCTGGTGACCGATTCTGTGCTGTCTGTACCTGAAAATCCACCGGAGATTCTGCAATTAGACCCATACCCCTTGCTGTTTCACGCTAGGGAAAATGCACTTCAAGCCATCGATAATAATGAAGCAAACCGTCGTCAGGGATGGCAACGCATCTCACTATTTGCAATTTACTTTCGTCCCTGTGCGCTGGAAGTTACTGGACTCTCGCAGATGTTTAGTGATGCCAAAAGAGCACCAGACCGTTCCAGAAAGGCGTACTTCGGTTTATTTCCCTTTCGCTGGCAAGAGAACTGGCAGCAGTCATTCACTGCCCTGCGTGGTAATGGGCGTCCATTTGTAGCACCGATTCTGCAAACTCTGATTCTTCCCCAGGCACCGAGACAGGTACTCGACTGGGCTGACAAGGTGGCGAGTTGGGATTTTCAGCAGATTATATCTTGTCACTTTGACTCGCCAATTTCAGCAAGTCCCGATCAATTTCGCCAGGCATTTGCTTTTCTAGAAAAGCAACCCTCTGCGAGTGAGGATTTATCTGTAACTGTAAACCAGCCAATGTTGGCAGAAGATTTGAGATTTATCAAGGAAATTGAGGCGGATCTGCTTAGACGAGGCATTGCGACTCCAGCCAAAGACAAGGTGTAG